The proteins below are encoded in one region of Phaseolus vulgaris cultivar G19833 chromosome 1, P. vulgaris v2.0, whole genome shotgun sequence:
- the LOC137816617 gene encoding uncharacterized protein yields MLCRARVSMALITRTGTTWRLPQRLASASLLHSSSSDAVAPTSYCASPPTSKSSPVGLSKPAEFVISKVDNLMNWARVGSIWPMTFGLACCAVEMMHTGAARYDLDRFGIIFRPSPRQSDCMIVAGTLTNKMAPALRKVYDQMPEPRWVISMGSCANGGGYYHYSYSVVRGCDRIVPVDIYLPGCPPTAEALLYGLLQLQKKINRRKDFLWWWTK; encoded by the exons ATGTTGTGTCGTGCTCGTGTCTCCATGGCTCTCATCACTCGAACCGGAACCACGTGGCGCCTCCCTCAGCGGCTAGCTTCGGCGTCGCTCCTCCACAGCAGCTCCTCCGACGCGGTGGCTCCGACGAGTTATTGTGCGTCGCCGCCGACGTCGAAGTCCTCCCCCGTGGGGTTGTCGAAGCCGGCGGAGTTCGTGATCTCCAAGGTGGACAACCTCATGAACTGGGCCCGCGTGGGATCCATCTGGCCCATGACGTTTGGGCTGGCCTGCTGCGCCGTGGAGATGATGCACACGGGTGCGGCCCGTTACGATCTGGACCGCTTCGGAATCATCTTCAGGCCCAGCCCACGCCAGTCCGATTGCATGATCGTTGCTGGCACCCTCACCAACAAGATGGCCCCTGCCCTTCGCAA GGTTTATGATCAAATGCCAGAACCAAGGTGGGTGATATCAATGGGAAGCTGTGCTAATGGAGGTGGATATTATCACTATTCATACTCAGTTGTTAGAGGATGTGACAGGATTGTTCCTGTTGACATTTATCTTCCTGGTTGTCCTCCAACTGCTGAAGCTTTACTCTATGGCCTCCTTCAGCTCCAGAAGAAGATCAACAGGCGCAAGGACTTCCTCTGGTGGTGGACAAAGTGA